Proteins from a genomic interval of Lysobacter stagni:
- the imuA gene encoding translesion DNA synthesis-associated protein ImuA, which translates to MAAEVVPLESLLLARTVWRAGRNAAAAPLGETTGFANLDTLLPHGGWPHGALTELLIPAEGVGELSLLMPTLSRMTQAGKLVALIAPPFCPYAPAWQRAGVDLRHLEIVRADPRGALWAFEQCLRSAAFAAVLGWPTNADGPALRRLQVAADSGECLGFAVRDSRHAGNPSPAALRIERVETAWRVRKCRGGQVPARGFAPPSELAR; encoded by the coding sequence ATGGCCGCCGAAGTCGTCCCGCTCGAATCGCTGCTCCTGGCACGTACCGTCTGGCGCGCCGGACGCAACGCGGCGGCCGCGCCGCTGGGCGAGACCACCGGTTTCGCCAATCTCGACACCCTGCTCCCGCATGGCGGCTGGCCGCACGGCGCGCTGACCGAACTGCTGATCCCGGCCGAAGGCGTGGGCGAACTCTCGCTGCTGATGCCCACGCTGTCGCGGATGACGCAGGCAGGGAAGCTGGTGGCGCTGATCGCGCCGCCGTTCTGCCCCTATGCGCCGGCATGGCAGCGCGCAGGCGTGGACCTGCGCCATCTGGAAATCGTGCGCGCCGATCCGCGCGGCGCGTTGTGGGCGTTCGAACAATGCCTGCGCAGCGCGGCGTTCGCGGCGGTACTCGGCTGGCCGACCAATGCCGACGGCCCGGCCCTGCGGCGGTTGCAGGTGGCCGCCGACAGTGGCGAATGCCTGGGCTTCGCCGTGCGCGACAGCCGCCATGCCGGCAACCCCTCGCCTGCCGCGCTGCGCATCGAACGCGTGGAAACAGCCTGGCGCGTGCGCAAATGCCGCGGCGGCCAGGTGCCCGCGCGCGGGTTCGCGCCGCCATCGGAGTTGGCGCGTTGA
- a CDS encoding Y-family DNA polymerase codes for MLWACLQLPHLALDAVLRRVEDPHHPLALVTGPAQLRSLFAVNDAAAEAGLKPGMRLTAAHALCAQVALHEHDPKAQAHSHRFLAAWAYRHSSLVSRQWPGAIVLEASASFRLFGPWPRFEKRLREDLDALGFHHRIALAPTPRAALVFAMLRDGFALSSAEGLPGTLDRVPVRRAALPGDVGERLHRMGVRTLKDLRELPRDGLRRRFGIELLEHLDRLYGDADDPLEYYQPPDHFDARVEMGYEVESHQALLFPLRRLVRDLAVYLSSRDGGVQRFTMRLEHEEGHTDVPVGMLAAERDATLLMDIARNRLEQASIEKPVVGLRLLAKELPPFVPAARDLFDTRPSQAVPWPQLRERLRARLGDDAVYRIAPSGDPRPERAWRRASVDDDAACAMDAPVRPPRPTWLLPHPVPLRQHARIVSGPERLESGWWDGDDVRRDYYVLETLHGQRAWAFADPGKRDGWMLHGWFA; via the coding sequence ATGCTCTGGGCCTGTCTCCAATTGCCGCATCTGGCGCTCGACGCCGTCCTCCGCCGCGTCGAGGACCCGCACCACCCGCTCGCGCTGGTGACGGGCCCCGCGCAGCTGCGCAGCCTGTTCGCGGTCAATGACGCCGCCGCCGAAGCCGGCCTGAAACCCGGCATGCGCCTGACCGCCGCGCACGCGTTGTGCGCGCAGGTCGCGCTGCACGAGCACGATCCGAAGGCGCAGGCGCACTCGCACCGTTTCCTTGCCGCGTGGGCGTATCGCCACAGTTCGCTGGTCAGCCGGCAATGGCCGGGCGCGATCGTGCTGGAAGCCAGCGCCAGCTTCCGGCTGTTCGGCCCCTGGCCACGTTTCGAGAAACGACTGCGCGAGGACCTCGATGCGCTCGGCTTCCACCATCGCATCGCGCTGGCGCCCACACCGCGCGCGGCGCTGGTGTTCGCGATGCTGCGCGACGGCTTCGCGCTGTCCAGCGCAGAGGGTTTGCCCGGCACCCTGGACCGCGTGCCGGTGCGTCGCGCCGCCCTGCCCGGCGATGTCGGCGAACGCCTGCACCGCATGGGCGTGCGCACGCTGAAGGACCTGCGCGAACTGCCGCGCGATGGCCTGCGTCGCCGCTTCGGCATCGAACTGCTCGAACATCTGGACCGGCTGTACGGCGACGCCGACGATCCGCTGGAGTACTACCAGCCGCCGGACCATTTCGATGCGCGCGTCGAGATGGGCTACGAGGTCGAAAGCCATCAGGCACTGCTGTTCCCGCTGCGCCGCCTGGTGCGCGATCTGGCGGTGTACCTGTCCTCGCGCGATGGCGGCGTGCAACGTTTCACGATGCGGCTCGAACATGAGGAAGGCCACACCGACGTGCCGGTCGGCATGCTCGCGGCCGAACGCGATGCCACGCTGCTGATGGACATCGCGCGCAACCGGCTGGAACAGGCATCGATCGAAAAACCCGTCGTCGGCCTGCGCCTTCTGGCGAAGGAACTGCCGCCGTTCGTGCCAGCCGCGCGCGATCTGTTCGACACGCGCCCGTCGCAGGCGGTGCCGTGGCCGCAACTGCGCGAACGCCTGCGCGCGCGGCTGGGCGACGATGCGGTGTACCGCATCGCACCGTCCGGCGACCCGCGCCCCGAGCGCGCGTGGCGGCGCGCCAGTGTCGATGACGATGCGGCCTGCGCGATGGATGCTCCCGTGCGCCCGCCACGCCCCACCTGGCTGCTGCCGCATCCGGTGCCGCTGCGGCAGCACGCGCGCATCGTATCCGGCCCCGAACGGCTGGAAAGCGGCTGGTGGGACGGCGACGACGTGCGCCGCGACTACTACGTCCTCGAAACCCTGCATGGACAGCGCGCCTGGGCCTTCGCCGACCCGGGCAAACGCGACGGCTGGATGCTGCACGGCTGGTTCGCATGA
- a CDS encoding error-prone DNA polymerase, with protein sequence MSWDDAIDGVDRDTPGDRVPRALQVAVRLREAANDDLDDDAPPYAELHCLSDFSFLRGAASAEELFDRARHCGYRALAITDECSLAGIVRALEASLATGVRLIVGSEFHLRDATRFVLLVENAAGYTRLCELITRGRRAADKGTYRLDRADVEAVFADGNGVFALWLPDRTPGTSPDSTSGRWLQSVFGERVHLAIGLHREQDDEARLQALLSLASELRMTPVATGDVHMAVRRQRTLQDTMTAIRHGLPLSECGAHLFRNGERHLRARRTLGNIHPPALLQAAVALAERCTFDLQKDIHYDYPFELVPEGETPTSHLRALTFAGMRNRWPEGTPDKVVRQIESELALIAELKYEAFFLTVEDIVRFARSRDILCQGRGSSANSAVCYALGITSVNPEESRLLMARFLSRERNEPPDIDVDFEHERREEVLQYVYAKYGRDRAALAATVIRYRGKSAVRDVAKAFGLPPDQIALLANCHGWGNGGTPMEQRLVEAGFDPDNPLIARVLAITDELENHPRHLSQHVGGFVISQEPLSTVVPVENAAMDDRTIIQWDKDDLETMKLLKVDCLALGMLTCIRKAIALVSKHRGRDIDMALLPAGDKPTYAMIQRADTVGVFQIESRAQMTMLPRLKPKNFYDLVVEVAIVRPGPIQGGMVHPYLRRRMGKEKVEYPSPEVEEILKPTLGVPLFQEQVMELVMHAGYSDSEADQLRRSMAAWRVGGDMEPHRERIRDCMRGKGYAEAFIEQIFEQIKGFGSYGFPQSHAASFAKLVYVSCWLKRHEPAAFACALLNAQPMGFYSTSQIVQDARRGAPQRAADEFESEAERALAMREAVGILPVDVMHSDWDCTLVGGTHFDDARNVQPAIRLGLREVRGLSEDAGHAIVAARTRRAFDDLQDLRLRARLDDKACNALAESNALRGLVGNRHVARWAVAGLEHRRPLLPGSPREDGIDLPAPRIGEEILSDYRATGLSLASHPMALLRPQMQARRIKGSRDLREMRHGRGVHVAGLVTQRQRPATAKGTIFVTLEDEHGMINVIVWPDLAARQRKPLLDSTLLSVRGRWERVDGVEHLIAGQLQDLSPLLGELQTPSRDFR encoded by the coding sequence ATGAGCTGGGACGACGCCATCGACGGCGTCGACCGCGACACGCCCGGCGATCGCGTGCCGCGCGCGCTGCAGGTCGCCGTGCGCCTGCGCGAAGCCGCCAACGACGACCTCGACGACGACGCCCCGCCCTACGCCGAACTGCACTGCCTGTCGGACTTCAGCTTCCTGCGCGGCGCGGCGAGCGCGGAGGAACTGTTCGACCGCGCACGCCACTGCGGCTACCGCGCCCTGGCCATCACCGACGAATGTTCGCTGGCCGGCATCGTGCGCGCGCTGGAAGCCTCGCTCGCCACCGGCGTGCGCCTGATCGTCGGCAGCGAATTCCACCTGCGCGACGCCACGCGCTTCGTGCTGCTGGTGGAGAACGCCGCCGGCTACACGCGCCTGTGCGAACTGATCACGCGCGGGCGCCGCGCCGCCGACAAGGGCACGTACCGGCTGGATCGCGCCGACGTCGAAGCGGTCTTCGCCGATGGCAACGGCGTGTTCGCGCTGTGGCTGCCGGATCGCACACCGGGCACGTCGCCCGATTCCACCTCCGGACGCTGGCTGCAATCGGTATTCGGCGAACGCGTCCACCTGGCCATCGGACTGCACCGCGAGCAGGACGATGAAGCGCGTCTGCAGGCGCTGCTGTCGCTGGCATCGGAACTGCGCATGACGCCCGTCGCCACCGGCGACGTGCACATGGCGGTGCGGCGCCAGCGCACCCTGCAGGACACCATGACCGCGATCCGCCACGGCCTGCCGCTGTCGGAATGCGGCGCGCACCTGTTCCGCAACGGCGAACGACACCTGCGTGCACGACGCACGCTGGGCAACATCCATCCGCCCGCGCTGCTGCAGGCCGCCGTCGCGCTGGCGGAGCGCTGCACGTTCGACCTGCAGAAAGACATCCATTACGACTACCCCTTCGAGCTGGTGCCCGAAGGCGAAACACCGACCTCACACCTGCGCGCGCTGACCTTCGCCGGCATGCGCAACCGCTGGCCGGAGGGCACGCCGGACAAGGTCGTGCGGCAGATCGAATCCGAGCTGGCGCTCATCGCCGAGCTCAAGTACGAGGCGTTCTTCCTGACGGTGGAAGACATCGTCCGCTTCGCGCGCAGCCGCGACATCCTGTGCCAGGGCCGCGGCTCATCGGCCAATTCCGCAGTGTGCTACGCGCTGGGCATCACCTCGGTGAACCCGGAGGAAAGCCGCCTGCTGATGGCGCGTTTCCTGTCGCGGGAACGCAACGAGCCGCCCGACATCGACGTGGACTTCGAACACGAACGCCGCGAGGAAGTGCTGCAGTACGTCTACGCCAAGTACGGCCGCGACCGCGCCGCGCTGGCCGCCACGGTCATCCGCTACCGCGGCAAGAGCGCCGTGCGCGATGTCGCCAAGGCCTTCGGCCTGCCGCCGGACCAGATCGCGCTGCTGGCCAACTGCCATGGCTGGGGCAACGGCGGCACGCCGATGGAACAGCGCCTGGTCGAAGCGGGGTTCGATCCGGACAACCCGCTGATCGCACGCGTGCTCGCCATAACCGACGAACTGGAGAACCACCCGCGCCACCTGTCGCAGCACGTCGGCGGCTTCGTCATCTCGCAGGAACCGCTGTCCACCGTGGTACCGGTGGAGAACGCCGCGATGGACGACCGCACCATCATCCAGTGGGACAAGGACGACCTGGAGACGATGAAGCTGCTCAAGGTCGACTGCCTGGCACTGGGCATGCTGACCTGCATCCGCAAGGCCATCGCGCTGGTGTCGAAGCACCGCGGCCGCGACATCGACATGGCCCTGCTGCCGGCCGGCGACAAACCCACCTACGCGATGATCCAGCGCGCCGACACGGTGGGCGTGTTCCAGATCGAATCGCGCGCGCAGATGACGATGCTGCCGCGATTGAAGCCGAAGAACTTCTACGACCTGGTGGTGGAGGTCGCCATCGTGCGGCCAGGGCCGATCCAGGGCGGCATGGTGCACCCGTACCTGCGACGCCGCATGGGCAAGGAAAAGGTGGAATACCCCTCGCCGGAAGTGGAGGAAATCCTCAAGCCAACGCTCGGCGTGCCGCTGTTCCAGGAACAGGTGATGGAACTGGTGATGCACGCCGGCTACAGCGACAGCGAAGCCGACCAGCTGCGGCGTTCGATGGCGGCCTGGCGCGTGGGCGGCGACATGGAACCCCACCGCGAACGCATCCGCGACTGCATGCGCGGCAAAGGTTATGCGGAAGCGTTCATCGAGCAGATCTTCGAGCAGATCAAGGGATTCGGTTCATACGGCTTCCCGCAGAGCCACGCGGCCTCGTTCGCCAAGCTGGTCTACGTGAGCTGCTGGCTCAAGCGACACGAACCGGCGGCCTTCGCCTGCGCGCTGCTCAACGCGCAGCCGATGGGGTTCTACTCCACCAGCCAGATCGTGCAGGACGCCCGCCGCGGCGCGCCGCAACGGGCCGCGGACGAATTCGAAAGCGAGGCGGAACGTGCGCTCGCGATGCGCGAAGCCGTCGGGATACTGCCCGTGGACGTGATGCACAGCGACTGGGACTGCACGCTGGTCGGCGGCACGCACTTCGACGACGCGCGCAACGTGCAGCCGGCGATCCGCCTTGGCCTGCGCGAGGTGCGCGGCCTGTCCGAAGACGCCGGCCATGCCATCGTCGCCGCACGCACGCGACGCGCGTTCGACGATCTGCAGGACCTGCGCCTTCGCGCGCGACTGGACGACAAGGCCTGCAACGCGCTGGCCGAATCCAATGCCCTGCGGGGACTGGTCGGCAATCGCCATGTCGCACGCTGGGCGGTGGCCGGCCTGGAACACCGCCGGCCGCTGCTGCCCGGCAGCCCGCGCGAGGACGGGATCGACCTGCCCGCCCCGCGCATCGGCGAGGAAATCCTGTCGGATTACCGCGCCACCGGCCTGAGCCTGGCCTCGCACCCGATGGCGCTGCTGCGCCCGCAGATGCAGGCGCGTCGCATCAAGGGTTCACGCGACCTGCGCGAGATGCGCCACGGCCGCGGCGTGCATGTCGCCGGACTGGTCACGCAGCGCCAGCGCCCCGCCACCGCCAAGGGCACCATCTTCGTCACGCTGGAGGACGAGCACGGCATGATCAACGTGATCGTCTGGCCCGACCTCGCCGCACGCCAGCGCAAGCCGCTGCTCGATTCCACGCTGCTGTCCGTGCGCGGCCGCTGGGAACGCGTGGACGGCGTGGAGCACCTGATCGCCGGACAACTGCAGGACCTCAGCCCGCTGCTGGGCGAACTGCAGACACCGTCGCGGGATTTCCGCTAG
- a CDS encoding glycoside hydrolase family 3 protein: MNGRNFKRIGGGVLLAALVVALGACKGDRTSAPKADESPWPSVAWPLPEDPALEQRITDLMATMTVEEKVGQIVQGDISSITPDDVRKYRLGSVLAGGNSDPGGHYDAKPAEWLALADAFYEASMDTSQGGKAIPVIFGIDAVHGQSNIVGATLFPHNIGLGATRNPDLLRRIGQVTAVETRTTGMEWAFAPTVAVPQDDRWGRSYEGYSESPDVVASFAGAMVEGLQGKVGTKEFLSGRHVISSVKHFLGDGGTTNGKDQGNTQLSEAELVRIHAAGYPPGIAAGAQSVMASFNSVNGTRMHGNKVLLTDVLKGRMNFGGFVVGDWNGHGLVPGCTSTNCPATINAGLDMAMASDSWKGFYDSALAAVKAGTIPQARLDDAVRRILRVKFRLGLFEAGKPSQREVGGKFELLGAPEHRAIARQAVRESLVLLKNQGGVLPLQPKQRILVAGDGANDVGKQAGGWTLSWQGTGNKRADFPNADTVYEGISRQAKAAGGEAVLAIDGKYTQKPDVAVVVFGENPYAEFQGDIPHLLYKPGNDSDLELIKRLKAEGIPVVAVFMSGRPLWMNREINASDAFVAAWLPGSEGEGIADVLLRKADGSVQYDFKGKLSFSWPRLATQYANNVGQKDYNPLFPFGFGLTYADKGDLAPLPEDSGVKGGQTEVGTFYARGQLADGIAMRVSNAGGQVVQVTTLPAALQDGSLKVTAVDHKAQEDARRLVWSGAQAATFALAPQTPMDLAREANGDIMVVMTLRPEKVPTEDVTIGVSCGGTCQARLPVRDALAALPANQWTTFGVPLKCFGKAGADTRKLESLLELRTAGKLELSISRVQLGALNEAEHVLPCAP, from the coding sequence GTGAACGGACGCAACTTCAAACGTATCGGCGGTGGCGTGCTGTTGGCGGCGCTCGTAGTGGCGCTGGGTGCCTGCAAGGGCGATCGCACCAGCGCACCGAAGGCGGACGAATCGCCGTGGCCCTCGGTGGCCTGGCCGTTGCCGGAAGACCCGGCGCTGGAGCAGCGCATCACCGACCTGATGGCCACGATGACGGTGGAAGAGAAGGTCGGCCAGATCGTGCAGGGCGACATTTCCAGCATCACGCCGGACGACGTGCGCAAGTACCGGCTGGGTTCGGTGCTCGCCGGCGGCAACTCCGATCCGGGTGGTCATTACGATGCCAAGCCCGCCGAATGGCTGGCACTGGCCGATGCGTTCTACGAAGCGTCGATGGACACCTCGCAGGGCGGCAAGGCGATCCCGGTGATCTTCGGCATCGATGCCGTGCACGGGCAGAGCAACATCGTCGGCGCCACGTTGTTCCCGCACAACATCGGCCTGGGCGCCACGCGCAACCCGGACCTGCTGCGCCGCATCGGCCAGGTCACCGCGGTGGAAACGCGCACCACGGGCATGGAATGGGCATTCGCGCCCACCGTCGCCGTGCCGCAGGACGACCGCTGGGGGCGTTCGTACGAGGGCTATTCCGAATCGCCCGACGTGGTGGCGAGTTTCGCCGGCGCGATGGTCGAAGGCCTGCAGGGCAAGGTCGGCACCAAGGAGTTCCTCAGCGGCCGCCACGTGATCTCCTCGGTCAAGCATTTCCTCGGCGACGGCGGCACCACCAACGGCAAGGACCAGGGCAACACGCAACTGAGCGAAGCCGAGCTGGTGCGCATCCATGCGGCGGGTTATCCGCCGGGCATCGCGGCCGGTGCGCAGTCGGTGATGGCCTCGTTCAACAGCGTCAACGGCACGCGCATGCACGGCAACAAGGTGCTGCTGACCGACGTGCTGAAGGGGCGCATGAACTTCGGCGGCTTCGTCGTCGGCGACTGGAACGGCCACGGCCTGGTGCCCGGCTGCACCAGCACCAACTGCCCGGCCACGATCAACGCCGGCCTCGACATGGCGATGGCCTCCGACAGCTGGAAGGGTTTCTACGACAGCGCGCTGGCCGCGGTGAAGGCCGGCACGATTCCGCAGGCGCGCCTGGACGACGCGGTGCGCCGCATCCTGCGCGTGAAGTTCCGCCTGGGGCTGTTCGAGGCGGGCAAGCCGTCGCAGCGCGAGGTTGGTGGCAAGTTCGAGCTGCTCGGTGCGCCGGAACATCGCGCGATCGCGCGGCAGGCCGTGCGCGAATCGCTGGTGCTGCTGAAGAACCAGGGCGGCGTGCTGCCGCTGCAGCCGAAGCAGCGCATCCTGGTGGCGGGCGACGGCGCGAACGATGTCGGCAAGCAGGCCGGCGGCTGGACGCTGAGCTGGCAGGGCACCGGCAACAAGCGCGCCGACTTCCCCAATGCCGACACCGTGTACGAAGGCATCTCGCGACAGGCCAAGGCGGCCGGTGGCGAAGCGGTGCTGGCCATCGATGGCAAGTACACGCAGAAGCCGGACGTGGCCGTGGTGGTGTTCGGCGAGAACCCGTACGCCGAATTCCAGGGCGACATTCCGCACCTGCTGTACAAGCCCGGCAACGACAGCGACCTGGAGCTCATCAAGCGTCTGAAGGCCGAGGGCATTCCGGTGGTGGCGGTGTTCATGAGCGGACGCCCGCTGTGGATGAACCGCGAGATCAACGCGTCCGATGCGTTCGTCGCGGCGTGGCTGCCGGGCTCGGAAGGCGAGGGCATCGCCGACGTGCTGCTGCGCAAGGCCGACGGCAGCGTGCAGTACGACTTCAAGGGCAAGCTCAGCTTCAGCTGGCCGCGCTTGGCGACCCAGTACGCCAACAACGTGGGGCAGAAGGACTACAACCCGCTGTTCCCGTTCGGCTTCGGCCTGACGTACGCCGACAAGGGCGACCTCGCACCGTTGCCGGAAGATTCCGGCGTGAAGGGCGGGCAGACGGAAGTGGGCACGTTCTACGCCCGCGGCCAGCTGGCCGACGGCATCGCCATGCGCGTGTCCAACGCGGGTGGGCAGGTGGTGCAGGTGACGACGTTGCCGGCGGCACTGCAGGACGGCAGCCTCAAGGTCACCGCCGTGGACCACAAGGCGCAGGAAGACGCGCGCCGTCTGGTGTGGTCCGGCGCGCAGGCGGCCACGTTTGCACTGGCGCCGCAGACGCCGATGGATCTGGCGCGCGAGGCCAACGGCGACATCATGGTGGTGATGACGCTGCGTCCGGAGAAGGTACCGACGGAAGACGTCACCATCGGCGTGAGCTGCGGTGGAACGTGCCAGGCGCGGTTGCCGGTACGCGATGCGCTCGCCGCATTGCCGGCGAACCAGTGGACGACGTTCGGCGTGCCGCTGAAGTGCTTCGGCAAGGCCGGCGCCGACACCCGCAAGCTGGAGTCGCTGCTGGAGCTGCGCACCGCCGGCAAGCTGGAGCTGTCGATCTCGCGCGTGCAGCTGGGTGCGCTGAACGAGGCCGAGCACGTGTTGCCCTGCGCGCCTTGA
- a CDS encoding tryptophan halogenase family protein, giving the protein MEKGRIRKVVIAGGGTAGWLAATALTHQFRERLDVVLVESEQIGTVGVGESTVPPIRNFHRFLQIDEQEFLRAVAGTFKLSISFENWRRPGDHFFHPFGITGSSTLVCGFHHFWLDSLRRGMSSELGDYCLETVASRKDQFTLQTTPQVNYAYHLDAGLYARFLRGKAESYGLKRIEGKIREVKQNGESGYIESLVLEDGKVIEGDLFIDCTGFRGLLIEQTLKSGYEDWNQWLPCDRAVAVQTESLGPPGPYTRAIAHEAGWRWNIPLQHRVGTGWVFSSRHMSDDEARARLLKDAVAPPIKDPWLVPFRSGRRLKAWNKNVVSLGLASGFIEPLESTSIHLGMSAIVRLVELFPFDGIPPALVDVFNETSRIEMEHVRDFIILHYHANQRDEPMWKACREMELPDSLSIRLRAWRERAHAWQGANELFRVDSWTHVMLGQGIVPAQHHPLSETLGDDDMRKFLSSLRQRIDQTVTGMPSQQAFIEQYCKAPPEVWGARKPLVSA; this is encoded by the coding sequence GTGGAGAAGGGCAGGATTCGCAAGGTGGTGATCGCGGGCGGTGGCACGGCGGGCTGGCTGGCCGCCACGGCATTGACGCACCAGTTCCGCGAGCGGCTGGACGTGGTGCTGGTCGAGTCCGAACAGATCGGTACGGTGGGCGTGGGCGAATCGACGGTGCCGCCGATCCGCAACTTCCACCGTTTCCTGCAGATCGACGAACAGGAGTTCCTGCGTGCCGTCGCCGGAACGTTCAAGCTGTCGATCTCGTTCGAGAACTGGCGTCGCCCCGGCGACCACTTCTTCCATCCGTTCGGCATCACCGGCTCCAGCACGCTGGTGTGTGGGTTCCACCATTTCTGGTTGGACAGCCTGCGCCGTGGCATGTCGTCCGAACTCGGCGACTACTGCCTGGAGACCGTGGCCTCACGCAAGGACCAGTTCACGCTGCAGACCACGCCGCAGGTCAATTACGCCTACCACCTGGACGCCGGCCTGTACGCGCGCTTCCTGCGCGGCAAGGCCGAGAGCTACGGCCTCAAGCGCATCGAAGGCAAGATCCGCGAGGTGAAGCAGAACGGCGAATCGGGCTACATCGAATCGCTGGTGCTGGAAGACGGGAAGGTGATCGAAGGCGACCTGTTCATCGACTGCACCGGTTTCCGCGGGCTGCTGATCGAGCAGACGCTGAAGTCGGGTTATGAAGACTGGAACCAGTGGCTGCCGTGCGACCGCGCGGTCGCGGTGCAGACCGAATCGCTGGGACCGCCGGGACCGTACACGCGCGCGATCGCGCATGAGGCCGGCTGGCGCTGGAACATTCCGCTGCAGCATCGCGTGGGTACCGGCTGGGTGTTCTCCAGCCGCCACATGTCCGACGACGAAGCACGCGCACGCCTGCTGAAGGACGCCGTCGCGCCGCCCATCAAGGACCCGTGGCTGGTGCCGTTCCGCAGCGGTCGGCGCCTGAAGGCATGGAACAAGAACGTAGTGTCGCTGGGCCTGGCCAGCGGCTTCATCGAGCCGCTGGAATCGACCAGCATCCACCTGGGCATGAGCGCCATCGTGCGCCTGGTCGAACTGTTCCCCTTCGACGGCATTCCGCCGGCTCTGGTGGACGTGTTCAACGAGACCAGCCGCATCGAGATGGAGCACGTGCGCGACTTCATCATCCTGCACTACCACGCCAACCAGCGCGACGAGCCGATGTGGAAGGCCTGCCGCGAGATGGAACTGCCCGATTCGCTGTCGATCCGACTGCGTGCATGGCGCGAACGTGCGCACGCGTGGCAGGGCGCCAACGAGCTGTTCCGCGTGGACTCGTGGACGCACGTGATGCTGGGCCAAGGCATCGTCCCGGCGCAGCATCACCCGCTGTCGGAAACGCTGGGCGACGACGACATGCGCAAGTTCCTGTCGTCGCTGCGCCAGCGCATCGACCAGACCGTCACCGGGATGCCATCGCAACAGGCGTTCATCGAGCAGTACTGCAAGGCCCCGCCCGAAGTATGGGGCGCGCGCAAGCCGTTGGTCTCGGCCTGA
- a CDS encoding cupin-like domain-containing protein, with amino-acid sequence MVEVAGRIREIEVAADALPLDELVASGTPVVLRGLVRNWRLVQAGQRSMREAMEYLRGFYNGEPVTYSWGDPDVAGRPFYTADFTDINCEVRRSDLGTVLDGIAAHADDARPPTYYVASLLVDTRFPGLRADNDLDLAARGIDAPPSIWIGNRVTASCHYDAMSNIACAAVGRRRFTLFPTEQIGNLYPGPLEPTPGGQAVSVVDFSAPDFERFPGFRDALAAGQTAVLEPGDAIFIPSLWWHHVQGLDPFTVLVNYWWNSVPAYVPTPMHALYHALWTIRDRPEREKQAWREIFDHYVFGPADRAGGHLPEAARNVLGPVDEKLARQLRAMLIAKLNR; translated from the coding sequence ATGGTCGAAGTCGCCGGCCGCATTCGCGAGATCGAGGTCGCCGCGGACGCGTTGCCGCTCGACGAGCTGGTCGCGTCGGGTACGCCGGTAGTGCTGCGCGGGCTGGTGCGGAACTGGAGACTGGTCCAGGCCGGCCAGCGTTCGATGCGCGAGGCGATGGAGTACCTGCGCGGCTTCTACAACGGAGAACCCGTCACGTATTCGTGGGGCGATCCCGACGTCGCCGGGCGGCCGTTCTACACCGCCGATTTCACCGACATCAACTGCGAGGTGCGGCGCAGCGACCTGGGCACGGTGCTCGATGGCATCGCGGCGCACGCCGACGACGCGCGCCCGCCCACGTATTACGTCGCATCATTGCTGGTCGATACGCGTTTTCCCGGCCTGCGTGCCGACAACGACCTGGACCTTGCGGCGCGCGGCATCGATGCGCCGCCCAGCATCTGGATCGGCAACCGCGTCACTGCGTCGTGCCACTACGACGCGATGAGCAACATCGCCTGCGCGGCCGTGGGCCGCCGCCGCTTCACCCTGTTTCCGACGGAGCAGATCGGCAACCTCTATCCCGGCCCACTGGAACCGACGCCCGGCGGGCAGGCGGTGAGCGTGGTCGATTTCAGCGCACCGGATTTCGAACGTTTCCCCGGCTTCCGCGACGCGCTGGCTGCCGGCCAGACCGCCGTGCTCGAACCCGGCGATGCGATCTTCATTCCCAGCCTGTGGTGGCACCACGTGCAAGGGCTGGATCCGTTCACCGTGCTCGTGAACTACTGGTGGAACAGCGTGCCGGCGTACGTTCCCACGCCGATGCATGCGCTTTACCACGCACTGTGGACCATCCGCGACCGGCCCGAACGCGAGAAGCAGGCCTGGCGCGAGATCTTCGATCACTACGTGTTCGGCCCCGCCGACCGCGCCGGCGGGCACCTGCCCGAAGCGGCGCGCAACGTGCTGGGGCCGGTCGACGAGAAGCTCGCGCGGCAGCTGCGCGCGATGCTGATCGCCAAACTCAATCGTTGA